AGATGTTGTTGTTGCTAAAAATTATCTGGAAGAAAAAGAGATTAAACAATTAGAAAGAACAGTGACTTCTTACTTTGATTATATTGAAGGTTTGATTGAAAGAGAAAACACCTTTACCATGGCTGGGTTAGCAGAAAGTGTAAACAAGTTTCTAACCTTTAATGAATACAAAGTACTACAAGGAAAAGGTAAAATATCAAAACTTCAAGCAGATAAAAAAGCCATAAAAGAATACGAGGTTTTTAATAAGACACAAAAAATAATTTCTGATTTTGATAAGGAGATTAAGAAATTAAATAAAAAGTAAAAATGGAGTTAAAACCATACCAACATAAAGTCATTAAAGATTTAGAGCATTTTTTGTCTTACACACAAAAAGTGGCTACACCTGCCAAAGCATTCAATCAATATTGGGAAGATAAGTTAGGCATACCCTATACCCCACAATTAGATGGTTCTTTTACAGGTATGAAACCTTATAAGGATAATATTCCAAATGCATTACATATAGCCATAAAAGTACCTACTGCTGGTGGTAAAACATTTATTGCATGCAACGCTATACACACCATAAACAAGCATTTTTATCAAGGTAATGCAAAAGCAGTTGTTTGGTTAGTCCCTTGGTCTAATTTATTACAACAAACAGTAAAAAACCTTTCAGACTCTAATCACCCATATAGAGAAAAGTTAAATAGTCTATTTGGCAACAGAGTTGAAGTGTATGAAAAAGACCAACTATTACAAGGTGCAAATTTCAATCCTACTTCTGTAACAGAACAGCTCAATATTTTTGTTTTTAATTTTAGTAGTTTACGCATAAATTCTAGAAAAAAAGAGGATAGAAAAGTGTTTCAAGAAAATGGCGCTTTAGAGTCTTTTAGAAACACTATTGTAGATAAAGACCTTGTGTTACCAGATACAGATGAAACAGCTTTAATTAATGTTATCAGAAGCCTCAACCCTATTGTAATTGTAGACGAAAGCCATAATGCTGAAAGTGATTTAAGTGTTGAAATGCTGAACAATCTAAACCCTTCTTTAGTTTTAGATTTAACCGCTACACCAAAAGAAAACAGTAATATTATTTCTTTTGTAAATGCATTGGCTCTTAAAAAGGAAAGCATGGTCAAACTTCCTGTTGTAGTCTATAATCATCATAAAAAAGAAGAGGTTATAACTAGTGCTCTACACCTACAAAGGCAATTAGAACTTTTAGCTATTGAAGAAGAAAAACTAACAGGGAAATACATTAGACCTATTGTATTATTTCAAGCTCAATCTAACATAAAAGGAAAGAACAACACTACTTTTCAGAAGATTAAAGAGCAGTTAATAAAAATTAAGATTCCAGAGGAACAAATAAAAATAAAAACTAGTGGCATTGATGAGCTAAAAAGTATTGACCTAATGGCTAAAGACTGCCCTGTAAAATATATTATTACCGTAAATGCTTTAAAAGAAGGTTGGGATTGCCCAAATGCATATATTTTAGCATCATTAGCAGACAAATCTTCCCCTGTGGAAGTAGAACAAATTTTAGGTAGAGTTTTAAGACAACCTTATGTGGTAAAGCATAAAGAAGCGTTATTAAATATGTCTTTTGTGTTAACAGCTTCAGCAAAGTTTAATGAGACCTTAGATAGTATTGTTAAAGGTTTGCAAGAATCTGGTTTTAGTAAAGATGATTATTATGCAGAAGAAGCACCTGAAGAAGAATTAACTCCAAATGAAATACTTACAGATAACTTATTTTCAAATGAACCTGAACCTGACAGCTATGTTAAATCTGATGAAGATTTTGATGTAGAAGCTGTTGAGTTTAATCCGGAGGAAGAAGTTACATTAGACACGATTAGTAAGCAAAATACTTTAGTATCTCATATTACAGAAAAGGCAAAAGTTGAAGGACAAACTTTTGAACAGAAAGTAAATGATATTGAAATTGATGATACTACTTCTATTTTTACAGATATTATGAAAACTGCACCTAAAGTTTATAAACTGGACTCCCAATTTAAAGAAGTTGCAACTACTATTAAATTACCTCAATTCTTTAAAAAAGTGGAAGAAGGAGAGCTTGGTGAGGTTAGCCTGTTTGAAGAATTAAATTCTGAAGACCAATACCTAAATAAGGTAAGTTTACTTGATGGTTTTAAGCTATCTAATTACAGTACACAAGTTACTTTTGATGATATTTCTAAAGAGATATACGCAGTAGATTTTAATGAGCAGAAAAAGACTGCTACTGCACAAAAAGTAAGCAAAAGAGCTAAAGAAATTTTAGTTGACACTATATTATCTAAACCTAAAGCATCACAGGTAAACCAAATTAGTAGCATCATAGTTTCTAAACTTGGAGACATGACACCTATTTCGCAACAAGAATTACAAAAATATGTTAGTCGCGTTTTTGATAATCTATCTAGTGAGCAAATTAGAGATATAGTAGATAATGATTTTATTTATGTAAAAAAGATTAGAGATAAAATCAATGAACTAACAGACACTTATGCTAAAGAGCGTTTTAAAGTTCTTATAGATAGTAATAAGATTATTGTAAAAGACAATTTTGAATTCCCTGAAACATTAACCTTTTTAAACCCTAGTACCACTATTGGCAAATCTCTATATGATAGAGAAGCTAGCATGAACAATTATGAGCAAAAAATGATTATGGAAGTAGCTTCACTTGAAAACATAGTCTTTTGGCATAGAAACCTTGAAAGAGGTAAAGGGTTTGCTTTAAATGGGTTTAGTTCTAACCATTATCCAGACTTTATTCTTTACACTAAAAAAGGAAACATCATACTATTAGAAACCAAAGGAGATGTGTATGATAATGATGACAGTAGAAATAAAAATATTTTAGGTAAGACTTGGGCTGAAAAAGCAGGAGATAACTTTAAATACTTTATGGTATTTGAATCTAAACAGGTTGAAAATACTTATACAGCTAGAAGTGTAATTGAAGTGATTAAAGGGCTATAAAGTAATAGCTATGGGATTTCAATTTTAATAGTAAGATGCCTGCAAGAAAGATATTTTCAGAAAAAACTTTTTATTATATTTTTAAATAGTAATTTAGCTTTTCGATTATGTCAGATTCAAAATTAGAAATAAAAATTATAGAAGATCAACAAGGTGCCCATATTGATTTGGACAACCTATCTGTTGATGCCTCAAAATCTCTTCAAATTATTCTTGAATCATTTACAAGGATTGCACAAGAAGAAAATAATGAAGATTTTAGTATTTCTATAAAAAAAGGAAGTGCATGCATTGCACTTAGTGCTCCCGAAACTAAATTACATATTGTTCATAAAAAAGTAATAGATGTATTGGAGTACAACTCCTCTAATGAAACTTATGTTGAAAGCT
The genomic region above belongs to Olleya sp. Hel_I_94 and contains:
- a CDS encoding DEAD/DEAH box helicase, which gives rise to MELKPYQHKVIKDLEHFLSYTQKVATPAKAFNQYWEDKLGIPYTPQLDGSFTGMKPYKDNIPNALHIAIKVPTAGGKTFIACNAIHTINKHFYQGNAKAVVWLVPWSNLLQQTVKNLSDSNHPYREKLNSLFGNRVEVYEKDQLLQGANFNPTSVTEQLNIFVFNFSSLRINSRKKEDRKVFQENGALESFRNTIVDKDLVLPDTDETALINVIRSLNPIVIVDESHNAESDLSVEMLNNLNPSLVLDLTATPKENSNIISFVNALALKKESMVKLPVVVYNHHKKEEVITSALHLQRQLELLAIEEEKLTGKYIRPIVLFQAQSNIKGKNNTTFQKIKEQLIKIKIPEEQIKIKTSGIDELKSIDLMAKDCPVKYIITVNALKEGWDCPNAYILASLADKSSPVEVEQILGRVLRQPYVVKHKEALLNMSFVLTASAKFNETLDSIVKGLQESGFSKDDYYAEEAPEEELTPNEILTDNLFSNEPEPDSYVKSDEDFDVEAVEFNPEEEVTLDTISKQNTLVSHITEKAKVEGQTFEQKVNDIEIDDTTSIFTDIMKTAPKVYKLDSQFKEVATTIKLPQFFKKVEEGELGEVSLFEELNSEDQYLNKVSLLDGFKLSNYSTQVTFDDISKEIYAVDFNEQKKTATAQKVSKRAKEILVDTILSKPKASQVNQISSIIVSKLGDMTPISQQELQKYVSRVFDNLSSEQIRDIVDNDFIYVKKIRDKINELTDTYAKERFKVLIDSNKIIVKDNFEFPETLTFLNPSTTIGKSLYDREASMNNYEQKMIMEVASLENIVFWHRNLERGKGFALNGFSSNHYPDFILYTKKGNIILLETKGDVYDNDDSRNKNILGKTWAEKAGDNFKYFMVFESKQVENTYTARSVIEVIKGL